The window AACACAAAGTCTGGCCTGAAAGATCTGGTTTGAAAGGTAAAAACAGCTAAATAGatcaaaagagaaaataaaaaaacactcaCACGTGAACATTAAATGAAGAGAAAAAGCGTCAGACTGAACATTAACACTGCGCCTTAATTAAACTGTCTGCTGCAGCATATCAAAGACTTCTCTGGGCCAACTTAAAcaatatttgctgtttttctctgtagGACGACCGGCTGTAGCTGCCCGTTTTCTCAGTCCACATTGGGAGTTACTGTCTCAATCAGCATTCTTCCTCACTCGTCTGAAGCATCGCCCACAGATTTGTGTCATAAAAGTGGTCATGCATTCGGCCTGGGTGggttttcttctccctccagtGATCCAGTTCGTGATCTACAGCCCTGTAGATCGAGGTCTTCAAAGGACTTTGATCTTCAAAGACAATGTACTTAATAGTTCAGGCAGAGACCTGATGCATAGTGCATTTGTAGCTTGACTGCCTGCAGTGAACCTGTTTGAATTGTTATACCTGGCACGTCATTactttattatattataatatataatctAATTAATATTTTTAGTTCAATTATACTCTCATTAATAGCATTAGTTTAATTCCACAATGGACGTAAAGGACAATGTTTCAAGTAAGCACCTTTGCACAAAGTATCATTGATAAGTCATTGATTTCAATCAgagacatttgtgtgtgtgtgtgtggatgtgttttCATGTACCATGTACACATGGTTACTTTCATGATtcgtttatttttttgtcatcaCACATGGTTAACACACTTCCTCGAAGCGTCACCCAGAGATTTATCTTATCAAAGTGGTCAAGCCTTCGGCCTGGGtggcttttcttctccctccagtGATCCAATTTGTTTTTATGGAGAACTGGACTCACCAGAACTCATATCCCATCATCAAAGGACTTCCGTCTTCAAGGACAATATTgagtcagccaatcagaacagCCCTGTAGATCAAGGTCTACAAAGGGCTTTGATCTTCAAAGACAATGTACTTAATAGTTCAGGCAGAGACTTTATGCATAGTGCATTTGTAGCTTGACTGCCTGCTGTGAACCTGTTTGAATTATTATACCTGGCAAGTCATtaatttattatattatattatataatcTAATTAATATTTTTAGTTCAATTATACTCTCATTAATAGCACTTGTGCTCACATTAGTTTAATTCCATAATGGACATCAAGGACAATGTTTCAAGTAAGCACCTTTGCACAAAGTATCATTGATAACTCATTGATTTCaatcacacacgtgtgtgtttgtgtggggtgtgtgtttgtgtgtgtccatatactgtaaaaaaaatcttttaaaacagatttatgaTGAAACTTTGTTTTAGCTCCATATTCAAATTGTTGCATAAAATCGAACCACACTTTGACTTGCAGGCATTTTTCATTGTTCAGATCCTCTGTTTGATAAAATTTAGGTTTTCCCTGAGATTATAACCTCCCTCACTTTCTCTAAACTTTTCCAGGTAGTTTTTGGCAGTAGATATTTTCTTTGTACATTATTAGTGCTGTTTTGAATTTGACAGTATAGATATTTCATAAACAGCAGGTTTGTGTGCTCTCTGCATTCGGCCTTGTTAATTATTCCGATTGCTCTTTGTTGTAGAGCGCTTTTACAGCTGGTTCCCCAGACCACCTCACAGTCTGACTGATATGGTCAACACTGAATCATATAAGACGTGTCATGATTTAAATGCAATCAATGTGAAAACAATCCAGTTTTTCTTTGttgcaaagctgctgcagaaacaaccttACTTTTTGGAAAATTCATTGGCGTCAGTGTGAAAGTTTAGTCTTGTGGAACTGAAGCAAAGAAGTAAATGAATTCAATTGAATTGAcagttgcattgtgggtaatgctGTCACCTGGTTTAAATATGTAGAATGGGACGGATAATTGTTTGCTTAATTGTTTAGGAGAGaaaacttcctgtcctgctgacTCCAGACAGCCCAATTGTCCACCGGTGGTGAATATCACCAGACCGGGACGTCGCACCAATCAGCTCGGTTATCTGGAGGGGCTGGCGACGGAGTTGTGGAACCATCAGCTGTCCAGGCAGTTCCACTTCCTACTAAAACCAGCGATACTCCCCGTAAGTGACACAAATATTTAGAATAATAAAgcacttttaaaaatattttactgAAGTCAGTATTTGCAGATATTGTAGCTGTAGTCAGATGCTTGCTAACTAAGTCCTTCTTGTCTTGCAGAGCTACTACAAAGTTATTACGACTCCCATGGACCTCAGCACAATCAGGGAGAGGCTAAAGAACCACTACTACCAACATGGTGTGGAGTGTGTTCAGGACTTTTTATGGGTCTTCAGTAACTGCTATAGATTCCATCAGGTAACGGGACACTTGACATTCATCAGCACCTTTCCCATCAAAAGAGGGTTTTTTATTTTGCGTTACGTCTTCTCTCCACAGCCGCAAGCAGATATTGTGTCGAAGGCCAAGTCCCTGGAGGCCATCTTCTTCAGAATGCTGTCAAAGATGCCGTTTCCAGAACGTGAAATCAAGACAAAAGAATCCACAGGACCTTCAAGAACCCCTCTGAATGAGGTGACGTCTCTTCCTTTTATCCATTAAATGTCTGGTAACATTTTAAGTTAAATGCGTTGCTGATGGAAACACTGACTCTAAATCATGAAATTGGCGTCATTAAGCACCTTTATTCTCAATATCATTTGTGGATTTGTGGATTTCTTTGACTCcattttgagtgtttttactAACAGCTTAACCTGGTTCATTCTTCTACCAGGCTCAATTATTAGCACCAGCAAAGAAAATTCCACAGGGGGACCAAATACCGATTAGTAAGTGAAACCAAAGCCCACGCTGGCCTTTCCTGGTCTTTGTTGCTCCCATAACATTGATTAAAATTTTATTTGTGTCAGGGATCAGAGGCCGCCAGGCCGATACAGTTTATAGAAAACCTGCCGTGAAAAAGGCTCCATCTGCTGAAACGGTAATTATCTTTGGCTTATCTTTGGCTTTGgctatatatatagatatatatatctatatatatatgcataatCAGCCTCTTgaatacctgtacatagtacagagggtgtatacaatatacaatcaatcaatcaatttttatttatatagcatcttttacaatcaaaattgtttctaggcgctttaaagaatcccagggcctaaccccaaacaatcaaaggtggcaaggaaaaactcccctttaacaggaagaaaccttgagcaggaccatacatatcagaatatataatattcagtgtgtgctaTAGCAGGCATTATGATTGTTGtacagtctgacagcagccggcaggaaagatctgcgataccgctccttcacacagcgagggtggagcagccgctcactgaaggagctgcccagtgctgtcagggtgtcctgtatcAATTTCTGAAGtagtattttcttttgttttgttttccagccaatTTTCGGGAAGAATCCGAAGGCCTGGGAGACACTCAAGGTTCTCCCATCTGAGAAAAAGCCAATTCCCAAACGTAAATATTCCTAAATATCACCAATATCAACATTGTATTAACCAGCTTATGAGAAATACGGGTTATTGACTGATTTTAATTTAATGGGCAGTAGAAACATCCTTCCCGCTGCAAAAAGCTGAAGAacagggcagacaggcagatgtGAGTACCACCTCTATGCAACCGTGATCTCTTTGTCTTTGCGGAGGAAAggtcatttaacatttaacagtgtccagaatatgaaataaaaactccaaaacaatccacaaaagGACTGTCAAGAAACCCTCTGAATGAGGTGACGTCTCTTCCTTGACGTCATTAAGCGTCTTTATCCTCAATATCGTATTTGTGGATTTCTTTGACTCCATTTTTAGTGTTCTTACTAACAGATTAAACTGGTTCATTCTTGGCAACTTTTTTTCCAATTTACACCCAAACTGAAAGTCTGACCCCCTCCATAGGACAAAAGGCCTGGAAAGAGGAAAGCCCACAGCTCCTCTGGTCCCACGCTGCAAAACCCCAGAACAAACACCAGCTCTTCCTGCAGTGAACCTCCTGCTAAAGTTAAAAAGAGCATCCCCCACCAGAACGGTGAGGCCCAACACAGAGCATTGAACTCGTTCTGACACTAAGAGGGCCAAGATCCCGATGATGAGAGACCAAATGTAgatatttagctgttttctcttTGACAGCTTTCCCCACTGCTGTGCAACGGACAGCCCAgaaacctcctgctgctggatgtccAGTAAGGATAAACCCACATGTGAGATGTTGACAATGTCCTTTGTTTTAATATTGACATCAAACCTGATCTTCTACCAGCCTCAATTAAACCCAGCAAAGAAACTTCCACAGGGAGACCAAGCACCACTTTGTAAGTGAAACTTAACCCACTCTGGCCTTTCCTGGTCTTTTTGGCTCCCTaaactttaaaattaaaattttatttgtCAGGGATCAGAGGCCACCAGGCCAACCCACTGAGCAGAAATCCTGCAGTGAAAAAGCCTCCACCTGTTGCAAAGGTAATTATCTTTGGCTTTTTTCTGCATGAAACACCTGAAAATATCATTTACTGAAGtagtattttgttttgttttgttttacagcCAATTGTCGTGAAGCATCCTGAGGCCTGGGAGAGACTCAAGACTCTCCCAACTGAGAAAAAGCCAATTCCCAAACGTAAATATTCCTAAATATCACCAATATCATCATTGTACTAACCATCTTATGAGAAATATGAGTTATTCACTCAATTTTAATCTAAAGAGCAATAGAAAGAGAGCCAAGATCCCGATGATGAGAGACCAAATGTAgatatttagctgttttctcttTGACAGCTCTCCCCACTGCTGTGCAATGGACAGCCCAgaaacctcctgctgctggatgtccAGTAAGGATAAACCCACATGTGAGATGTTGAGAATGTTCTTTGTTTTAATATTAACATCAATCCTGATCTTCTACCAGCCTCAAAAATCCACCCCACTTCAAGACAagtcagagagaaacagacttCGAAGAGAAGCTCAAGAAGAGCGGAGGAGACAGGCAGATGTGAGTACCACCTCTATGCAACAGTgatctctttgtctttgtggagGAAATGTCATTTAACAGCTCTTCTCCTTCATCCTTTTTCTCACAGTTAAATGGGTTTGACCTCAACCTGCAAGCCAGAGTCATGGAGGAATTTGAGAGGACTTATTTTTCAGGCGAAACACCCTTTTACTGTGATCTACTGTATTGATGTATTGTATTTAATTTGGTTACCAAAGATTAAAATGTTCAATAGTAATAGTGTTGGCTGATTTTTATTTGAGCAGGTGCTCaccctgcattttttttttctttagcgtTCCGGACAGATTGTAAAAGTGTCTTGGAATGTCTTAAACagtgtttaaaatgtgtttaacagTGTTAAAGCCCATCACCGCCAAAACCAGTGTTCCATTTAACTCTTAATAATTCTCTGTTAGGCTTGCATTATCTCAAGCAAGGAgggtttgttggttttttgttgtttaattcATGTTTCAGTCAAACTTAAACTGAGATGCTTATGTTCCAAGCACAATATATCGTTTCAAACAGTTATTTGTTTTTGCCACCAAGTAGCACTGTAGAGCACGTTTCCAAAAAAAGGAACGAACAAgagtgtttttttctgttggtttttgaGTTGTGGGAGAGGCTTTTTGATTTCTGGCCGGACGGTGTGAAAAGATCGGCAGCAGAGTTTTGTGAAGGTGGCACGAAAGAGTTGTTTGTTATTAGAGAGCCAAAACGTCAAATCTGTGAGTGAACGAGATGGAATTGGAGATTCTTTTCGACTGCGCCACTACTGCTCTGTGCCAATTAAGCTGGGAGCGGATCGTGAACGTCTGCAAATATCTACGTTGCATTGGAGGTAAAGAAGACGAAACAGTTGCTTTTAAAAGCAGACGGGTATTgattaaaatggcagaaaacaagTTGGATGAGATCGAACGAGACACAGATACTCAAGAAGCAAATCGAATCATTCAAGAACTGTTGGCTTCCATAGAGGACGAGGCGGAATCCGGCAAAGGGGAAAGTGGAGAAGAGCAGGAGCGTCAGGtcaatatgaaaataaaagaaaagtatctggagctgcagcggtCCTGAAAGACGCTGGAGGACGAATTGAAAATGCTGGGTGAGAAACTGAACATATCTGAGGATGCTAAGATTAGCACCAGCCACAACTCATTCCTAGCTAAGGTGCCGGAAGTGACTATCCGCTGAGAATTTCGGATCTGTGGTCAAACTGGGGAAGGTGGGCAGCGCATCAAGCTGTCCTTCACAAATCTCATACACCAGATAGAGAGTGGGCTCTGCAAGGGTTGGGGTGAGTCTGAAATAACTGAGGCCGTGATAAGAGCCATCAGCCCAGGCTTGAAGCTGTGAAACATGCTCGAAATAAAGAGTGAATTGACTTTGCCTCAGCTAAACACAATATTGTAGGGACATTACAAAAAGGAGCTCAACAAGCTCAAATGGACCAGAACCAAGGCATCAAGACTGAATGAGTAACAGACAAGCAGCAATAAGTGGGACAActcacacacttcctctgcACAGAACTCACCACAAAGGAAGACCCCAGAACTCCCGAAGGGGAAAGCCCAGACAGTCCCACCAGAGCCAGAAATGCACACATTGGTAAGAGAGCTTAAAACAGAGGTTGCTGAAAGGAAACACATGGCGCGAGCCTCCATGAGTGCTGGCAAGTCAGCGAACACCAGTAAATTGGCAGGGAACTAGGGAACATGCAAGAGCTGCCAGGACAAAGGAGAGGGAATGGCCTGCACCCACTGTTTCAAATGTGGTCAGTTAGGCCACATCTCCAGAGGATGCAGGGCTCCGCATCAGGCGCAGGGAAATGGCAGAGGGTTGCTGCAAAGGGACCAACAGTGACCTGACCAAAAAGGCCAGAGTCCCACCGCTGCGGCTACTTCCTACGAGAGAGGAAGGCAAGTATGAAACTCCACACCTGTGCAggttgttcatccacagcataTTGCTCCAAGACATGCCAGAGGAATCATTGGCAGGTACACAGACCCCTTTGTAGAGCCATAAGACTTGTAGATGAACACATAGCAGAAGTAGAGACGCACAAGAACAGATTCCCAGATATATGCCAAGTGGACAATCTCTCAGCAAAACAGGGTAAGGTATTACCAcaatttccagactataagccgctacttttttcctacgcTATTTCcattatttgtcccacacggggaaatttacagcgcaataGCAGCAAAGCacgcagaaaaaataaaatttgagaTAAGAATAGGAAATATACATAAAAGGATGTATATACCGTAAATTCCGGACtatacttttttcctacactttaaacactgcggcttattctatggcGCggcttgtttatgttttttttcgtggcgcactatcacaactattgtgaatcagtcatttttactaaccctcatcaacaaggaaaatactagaagaaaagcatatgatgcgacttttaagttaaaagcgatc is drawn from Takifugu rubripes chromosome 19, fTakRub1.2, whole genome shotgun sequence and contains these coding sequences:
- the LOC105418452 gene encoding bromodomain-containing protein 4B-like isoform X2, with product MDLSTIRERLKNHYYQHGVECVQDFLWVFSNCYRFHQPQADIVSKAKSLEAIFFRMLSKMPFPEREIKTKESTGPSRTPLNEAQLLAPAKKIPQGDQIPIRIRGRQADTVYRKPAVKKAPSAETPIFGKNPKAWETLKVLPSEKKPIPKLETSFPLQKAEEQGRQADDKRPGKRKAHSSSGPTLQNPRTNTSSSCSEPPAKVKKSIPHQNAFPTAVQRTAQKPPAAGCPPQLINPAKKLPLGDQAPLWIRGHQAPLSRNPAVKKPPPAATPIVVKHPEAWERLKTLPTEKKQIPKPFPTAVQRTAQKPPAAGCPPQKSTPLQEESERNRLRREAQEERRRQADLNGFDLNLQARVMEEFERTYFSGETPFYCDLLY
- the LOC105418452 gene encoding bromodomain-containing protein 4B-like isoform X4 — protein: MDLSTIRERLKNHYYQHGVECVQDFLWVFSNCYRFHQPQADIVSKAKSLEAIFFRMLSKMPFPEREIKTKESTGPSRTPLNEAQLLAPAKKIPQGDQIPIRIRGRQADTVYRKPAVKKAPSAETPIFGKNPKAWETLKVLPSEKKPIPKLETSFPLQKAEEQGRQADDKRPGKRKAHSSSGPTLQNPRTNTSSSCSEPPAKVKKSIPHQNAFPTAVQRTAQKPPAAGCPPQLNPAKKLPQGDQAPLWIRGHQANPLSRNPAVKKPPPVAKPIVVKHPEAWERLKTLPTEKKPIPKPFPTAVQRTAQKPPAAGCPPQKSTPLQEKSERNRLRREAQEERRRQADLNGFDLNLQARVMEEFERTYFSGETPFYCDLLY
- the LOC105418452 gene encoding bromodomain-containing protein 4B-like isoform X3, encoding MDLSTIRERLKNHYYQHGVECVQDFLWVFSNCYRFHQPQADIVSKAKSLEAIFFRMLSKMPFPEREIKTKESTGPSRTPLNEAQLLAPAKKIPQGDQIPIRIRGRQADTVYRKPAVKKAPSAETPIFGKNPKAWETLKVLPSEKKPIPKLETSFPLQKAEEQGRQADDKRPGKRKAHSSSGPTLQNPRTNTSSSCSEPPAKVKKSIPHQNAFPTAVQRTAQKPPAAGCPPQLNPAKKLPQGDQAPLWIRGHQANPLSRNPAVKKPPPVAKPIVVKHPEAWERLKTLPTEKKPIPKPLPTAVQWTAQKPPAAGCPPQKSTPLQDKSERNRLRREAQEERRRQADLNGFDLNLQARVMEEFERTYFSGETPFYCDLLY
- the LOC105418452 gene encoding bromodomain-containing protein 4B-like isoform X5; the protein is MDLSTIRERLKNHYYQHGVECVQDFLWVFSNCYRFHQPQADIVSKAKSLEAIFFRMLSKMPFPEREIKTKESTGPSRTPLNEAQLLAPAKKIPQGDQIPIRIRGRQADTVYRKPAVKKAPSAETPIFGKNPKAWETLKVLPSEKKPIPKLETSFPLQKAEEQGRQADDKRPGKRKAHSSSGPTLQNPRTNTSSSCSEPPAKVKKSIPHQNAFPTAVQRTAQKPPAAGCPPQLNPAKKLPQGDQAPLWIRGHQANPLSRNPAVKKPPPVAKPIVVKHPEAWERLKTLPTEKKPIPKPFPTAVQRTAQKPPAAGCPPQKSTPLQEKSERNRLRREAQEERRRQADLNGFDLNLQARVMEEFERTYFSPFYCDLLF
- the LOC105418452 gene encoding bromodomain-containing protein 4B-like isoform X1, which codes for MDLSTIRERLKNHYYQHGVECVQDFLWVFSNCYRFHQPQADIVSKAKSLEAIFFRMLSKMPFPEREIKTKESTGPSRTPLNEAQLLAPAKKIPQGDQIPIRIRGRQADTVYRKPAVKKAPSAETPIFGKNPKAWETLKVLPSEKKPIPKLETSFPLQKAEEQGRQADDKRPGKRKAHSSSGPTLQNPRTNTSSSCSEPPAKVKKSIPHQNAFPTAVQRTAQKPPAAGCPPQLNPAKKLPQGDQAPLWIRGHQANPLSRNPAVKKPPPVAKPIVVKHPEAWERLKTLPTEKKPIPKPFPTAVQRTAQKPPAAGCPPQKSTPLQEESERNRLRREAQEERRRQADLNGFDLNLQARVMEEFERTYFSGETPFYCDLLY